In the Triticum aestivum cultivar Chinese Spring chromosome 2B, IWGSC CS RefSeq v2.1, whole genome shotgun sequence genome, CGAGCGAGTCGAAGAAGATGTCCACGCCAGGTAGCGCGCGGGCAAACGCTTCAACCATCTCAGGCCACCTGAGGCTTAAATCAACTGATGAACCCTGCCACGGTGCGGCCGCTCAGGTCAACACACCTTGTGGTATCGTGTCCTCTGTATttctaactactccctccgttttaaaatagacgactcaattttatactaactttagtataaaattggatcatctattttaaaaccgagGGAGTAGCTAGCTAGCAGGATACGTACGTTAGTTCCATGAGAAAAATCGCACGAACCGACCGACATGGAACGCGGCCGCCTGGCGCGTGCGTAAGTAAGTATACCTGGCCATGTGTACGTAAAGTAGATTATCCATGTGGTAGCTGCGGCATAATCAAACGAGTTTGACCAGCTGCAGGCTTGCAGCCTTGGGATGATGTGGACGTGTTGCTACATGGCCAGCGTGTAAAGCTGCATGCGCTGCTTAACGGGAAGAACGGTAACGATAGCGGTTCAACTGTTCCATCGACGCTTTTTGTATTTGGCCATCACCATGGCCGATCAGTAAACCGCTCGCATTTGTTCGAACAGTGCTGTCTGGTCCATCAAAGTCATCCAACACGAGAGTGTATCGATTCACTTGGCGGTCCAGACGCGTTTTCTCTCGTAAATTGAAGACAGATGTGTGGGaagctttgcgggagtccggacaccgGACTCATGGGACTCCACAACCATGCCCATGCAAAATCCTTTCTGGACCTCGCGCATCGATCCTCCCCATTTTCTCTTCCTACCACCTCGGCCgccacgccacacccctgccgataaggatggcaattttatccatggatatggatacccatggatatccgacccgaatggatagggtttggatatgcttttgtgcccatgggcgatgcccaaacccgacccgattactCGTGTATatggcatggatataatcttgtacccatgggtATACCCAAACCCGAACCGATAGTATTACTTAATGGAAAAAAATCTGCTATCCCTACCCCAATGTCACATGTTCCACTGCAATATAACACTTTGTTATCTAAAGCATGCAAAAGAAATTGGGCAATCCCCGTCGTAGCTTttattagttgacattcaatccccaCCGTAACGTACTCCAGCgcccccttcccttatttttatctcctcATCATTCTCATCTTtcagaaaaatactaaatgatagtaGGTTGTTAGTGGACTTTGATTTACTATAAGTGATGCTTAGCTtgccacgaggtgaagaatggaagagctTTATCTCCTTATGTTAATAATTTGatatgtcttatttatatgtcttgagaggacccaatggatatccagtgggtatggatatccatcgggtttggacatggacataatttttcatccatggattttttcatgggcggACAAAGACTGTCTgaatggatatggatatggatttgatattgttcaacccgatccaaacccgacccattgccatccttacctGATGGAACTCTACGTCTTCGTCACCTCCAGCGCTCCAGCATGGCTCCACCCCGCTTCCCCTTTGTCGCCTTTAACCCTTGTCCCCCGGCCGCCCCGCTAGGTACCGGCTGCTCCCGCTATACTCACCATACTGCAACTGTCTAGTGAATCGCCCGAGCTAAAAAAACagttttcccttcttctttctagcaatggatttcgatttggagtacatatacgagcagtATCTTGAGTCGTTCGACGGCTCGTCGGACAAGGAGGAGTACTCCGATGAGACGGCGATGACGTAGGTCGTCCTTGAAGATGTGGAGCGTGCGGAGGAGcgtgttctcaatttcaagggctctATCAAGGATCATCGAATGGTCAATCGGAGCAGGGCACACGGCCATTTGACACTGATAGCCGACTACTTTGCCCCCGATGCACTCCTCGCTGACCATTTTCGCCAGCGTTTTCGGATGCACAAGATTGTCGTTGATCGTTTGTACCATGGCGTCCggtcctatgatgactacttcatcccTGAAGAAGGACGTTGTGGGAACGATTGGGTTCTCTGGTTTTCAGAAGTGCAGGGCCGCACTCCAAATGCATGCATATGGCACGACCGCTGATTCACGGGACGAGTACCTacggatgtctgagagcacatgcggagatgccatggtcaggtttgcaactgtcgtggtcgaggtgtttggacctcagtacctgagagaaccaactgCGGCAGACACCGACAGGCTCTTGGCAATCTCAGAAGCAAGAGGGTCGCCAGATTTGCTTGGATACCTTAAttgcatgcattgaaaatggaaaAATTGCCGAAAGactttacaagggcaatatcatgatcatgttaagaagcccaccataattcttgaagcagttgcatcataagaTCTTTggattttgcatgcttgctttgGCCTACCCGTGGAGATCTCCGACGAGGATTAGCGTAGTGTAGGTTATTTGATCTACAGAGTACATGTATTTTTCTCTTCTGCATGTTTTGTATAATTTAAGGTTTAAAATATGAGGTATCTGGATGCAGAGGAGTAGATTTAAGATGTGATTTGTCACTAGGCGCATCCACGATCATTTGAGGGCCCGCATTTGCTGTCCGCAGTGGTAGATGTTCTAACTGTGATACGATCTCGGTTGTCTTGGAGTTCCGACTAACATATAAATACTAGTCATTTTAGCACACATGTCACGGTGACGGTGACCAAAATCTGAATCAGCATCAAAAcctactactcccttcgtcccatgatataagagtgtttttgatgAAAATACAAAGGTGAACATGGGTGCACACGCACCTATGTGAATAGTGAATTCATAAAAAATACTAAAAAGATTCAAAATTTCTAAAATTTCGCAGCATGAACCTTAGCCGATCATTCTACTCACGTATGAAGTTTCATGATGTATTGACATCCATGGTATtcttagtgaagaaaatacaaATGCGACCGTACTATTCACTAAACAGTGTTTTTTAATATATATTCAATTAGCttcgattttgtcatttttgcccacATTATCACGGATGTGACTTCTTTGTGAAACTTCATATGCGAGTATACCGGTAGATTGACTATGTATATTAAAAAAATAAATTCAGATATTTCTGAATTTTTCTAGCATATTTTCAAATTTACTATTCATAAGGGGTGCGCGCGCTTCTATGTTCACCAAATCCGCGCCCTGATTTTGAAAAGTATAGAGAGAGTAGTAGGAGTAGCATGTGCAATCCAACGGACACAGAGCATGTGCACCGTACCTCGACTCAACGGAGAACAAGGTAGCCAGGCTGCTATACACCTGTGCATGGTCCTCCCTTTTTGTCTGCATGCATCCACCACGGCACCGGCCGGCCGGCATGTGGAGCCAAATTTGTTTCAAGTTTCAGGCCAACAGCATCATTAAGAGTTCCATGAGAACTTCACTTCACTTCAATTACCAGAAGAATTACCAGAAGTTTCAAGTTTCAGGCCAACAGCATCATTAACAGCATCATTCAGGCCAAATTTGTTTCAAGTTTCAAGCTAGTCGCACTTCACTTCAATTACCAGAAGAATTGAGTTCTGATGAACCCCGAGCATGAATGAATATATCAACGCAGATAGTAGTACAAGTCAACAGCAGAGTCTGAATGAAAGAAATCTGAATATCGATGATGAATATATCAACAATGGTCGAATAGTAGGATGGATCCCAATATAACCAATATACGCAAGAACTAGTAATCGTATACGGTAGTACTCCTGATaacaaaaaaccaaaaaaccaGTAATCGACAGATCGATAGTATGTGCAAAGCTAATACTAATGCAGTACTAGATGCGAAAATCTCTACTAGCAAGATCTACATGCTAATGGACAGACCATGGCGGCGACGCAGAGCAGCAGCATCCCgcaaccaaccaaccaaccaaaTAATCGAATCTAGAGAAGAGATCAGATCAGATCGATCCCCAACGGCGCAATCGCAATCGGAATCAGAATCAGAACCAGACTTTGCACTCGGTGCGCTTGAACGcgggggcgccggcggcggcgcctggGGCGGGGAGGGAGAGCGGGCAGCTGATCCTGGCCCTGGGCCCGGGCACCTTGAAGGCCCACACCTTGACGCGGAGCTTGGCGTTGAGCTtcacctccacctccaccgcgccgcccgccAGCTGCGACCTGAGGTTGCTCTGGGTGACGTCCCCCTCCAGCACCTGCTGGCCGCCGAACGCCGGCTTGACCTCGGTGGACGCCTGGTGGCCCTGGAAGAAGGGGTCGAGGGGCGCGAACCCGAAGCGCTGGCCgtcgaagagggccagggcctcgacgTTGTCGTAGTAGAGCCCCACCCGCTTGTTGGGGT is a window encoding:
- the LOC123047489 gene encoding NDR1/HIN1-like protein 10, with translation MGSGSRAASCLCCPFKCLACGLFSCLCSILVSLLVTAGVLALILYFIFRPQMIAATVDSASLAQFALGTPASPALLQYNLTLAMTVRNPNKRVGLYYDNVEALALFDGQRFGFAPLDPFFQGHQASTEVKPAFGGQQVLEGDVTQSNLRSQLAGGAVEVEVKLNAKLRVKVWAFKVPGPRARISCPLSLPAPGAAAGAPAFKRTECKVWF